CTGCAAATATTGGAagtgatttacatttttgtggtCTTTGTTGGCACAGAAACTCAAgttggaaaatgtatttctacACCTTAATCTCACTGTCAATGTGCCACTTAACAGACACAATCCGATACCTGTCTCTACATGACAACAAGTATATCCGGTACTTCCCTGGACACAACAAGAGGTGAGGTCAATGACTGCCCATCTGTGCCTCCTTAATGCTTATCAGTATTTCTCATATACCAATATAAATTCATTAGTTTCATCACATCTTGTGCTTTAAATagaacataattaaaattatacAGATTAGtgtcacaaaagaagaattaaATTCTACTTGTATTAAACAACTTCATTTTGTTAAAATTGCATGTTTTAGAagatagttttttttccccccaaccgCAAGTGGTAGTCTCACTATATGTAGTTAATGTGATAATTTGTTCATTGCACCAAACTCGTAGTCTAATTTTGTGTCTTAATAACGACCAATTACCTTATGTATTGAGCTAGAGCAGCTTTAGAGGCCTGCATTGGATTTCACATGACAGTCGTAGAAAATGCTAATCCCTTTAAGTAGGAGTATTCGTTGGCAGGAGAATGGACAGTGATACACCAGTATGGTAAAACATGTTGCTCCTGCCatacacaaataagcacatGCTCCACTGTCagatctgtgtttcaatattttttaagtGGCAGTAGATTTGATACCATGAGTGCAGTTATGCCATGATGCATCATTCAGCTTCTGGTTATATGCTCTTGAGAAGCTCTTGAAAAGGTATTCTGGCGTTTTAGGGTTGTTGCGCTCTCCATGTCTCCTGTGGATGACACCTTCATCTCTGGGTCCTTGGACAAAACCATTCGGCTCTGGGACTTGCGGTCCCCAAACTGCCAGGTGGGTGAAGTTATGTCCCTAGAGTAGTGATAATAGGGAGGCACACCTTCATGTGTCATTGTTTAGGGGGGAGGTGTTCCACAGACATTGAAGAGCATCATGTATTATGGCATTGTTgtttcaaatgtacattttgagaTCGGTACCATTTTAATTTTGAGTTTTGAGCATCATTGATCTTTCAGAAGCACTCATTTTAAAGCACTGTTCAGCTTACCAGCTTTAGCCACACCAGTGTTAAGAAATAGtttatgtattaaaaaaattattgaaGCGTTGTATTGTAATGGTCATTCTGCTGATTGCGTAAATGTCATGTTTGTTACTTGATAAACAGTCTCCATATGACCAATGCCAAATCCTGCTGCTGTTGGCAGTATTAACATTTTGTTGCTTTCAGAATTACAATTTTTTGAAtctgaatgaaattaaatgggCTAGATATGCTAAtttgcttttctttgtttttttaatgcatagtGTTACCATATAAAATTATGATTTTGCTTGCATGGGTTCTTGTTTTGCCTGTACCCCTTTGTCATACACCAATGTTAGCACTCCCTCCCTTGCATGGAGCTGCTTGCCTCAGTCCCCAGTCAGTTAGTCCTCATGTATGTTCTCTCCTTTACCTGTCTGTCCCAGGGGCTGATGCACTTGCAGGGAAAGCCTGTGTGCTCCTTCGACCCTGAGGGGCTGATCTTCGCTGCCGGAGTCAATTCTGAGATGGTCAAATTGTATGATTTGCGTTCCTTTGACAAGGTATGTAGTTTCTGCCCATACTTGCCTTGGTATGGAATGTGTGCTCATGGGGTCATTAAGACTAAAGTGTGTTGTTGTTGATATTATGTATTTGTGGGGGACTTgcatgtatgtgcttgtgtgtttttgacTGCTGGTATTTCTTCTAGGGCCCTTTCGCTACCTTTAAGCTGCAGTATGACCGTACTTGTGAATGGACTGGGCTTAAGTTTAGCAATGATGGGAAACTGATCCTTGTCTCCACCAATGGGGGTGCTCTCCGCCTCCTCGATGCCTTCAAAGGAGCCATGCTGCACTCCTTTGGGGTGAGGATCTGCTCCTGTGTAGCCATTCTCCAGTGTACATCGTGTCAGAGCCCCACTCTGTACACCTTGGCATGTTTTTTAGTTCATCTGTGCATTGTTTTGTGTGCATCTGCAGGGCTACAACAACAGTAAAGGAGTCACCCTGGAAGCTTCCTTCACTCCTGATTCTCAGTTCATGATGATCGGTGAGCCCAGAGACCATTAAGAAAGTCAAATGCTGCCTTTACCAGTGGCAAGAGTTATTTTATGTCTGTTATTCCCTGCTGGTGGTTGGCTCAAATGCCCCTGCTCCCTTATGCCCCTCATCTTAATTGGTCTGTGTTCCTCAGGCTCAGAGGATGGGAAGATCCATGTGTGGAATGCAGAGAGTGGGATGAAGGTGGCGGTTCTGGATGGCAAGCACACTGGTCCTGTCACTTGTCTCCAGTTCAACCCAAAATTCATGACCTTTGCCAGTGCCTGCTCCAACATGGTGAGATGCTCTCCTGGTTcatcacttgcacacacacctgtagtcTTGTGCACTTgtctgcatgcacacagacgcactcacCCAGCTTGACTTGGTCTCTCTGCAGGCATTCTGGTTGCCCACGATTGATGACTGATGTGGTGGGGCACAGCACAACTCGTGTCTGAGATGGGAACGTCCCTGTGGTGATCTGTGAAGAACGTTGAGACACCCTGGTCTACATTTACAGGGGGCATGATAACCTGTCCTTCCTGCTGTCCATTTCTGGTGTGGATTTCAGAGGGGATGGCGCATACTGGGGAGGGGGTCTGTAAATATGGGGGCTACATGGGTTtttcttgctttctttttttactgtgtctattaaaatgtttgtttttggttctTCAGCCTGAGTGTTCCATCTGTGGGTTGAACATGGGTGTGACTGATGCAATTTGTGGTCCCCAGGGCTTTAAACATTCTGGTTTTAGACATGTACTTTAATTCAGCATAGACaaggagagtggggggggggggaaggcagGTCTTCCTACAGAgacacttttacattttaaacatttttttaaatgcttcttACTCTTGAACAGCAAATCATTTTGTATTTATGGATTTGGTCAGTATGTGTAATTAAAAGGTAGAAGTGGCAACATTCCACCAAAATGGCAGTAAAGCATTGTAATGTGGATGTCTTGGGCACGGCTGCCAGGTGAAACTCTGATGTTTGAGACTGGTACAAAGGGTGACTAAACCATCCGCGTCATCCTTGTCTTCACATTGAAATGGTGTCCATTACTACACATCCACAGTTCCAGTAtttgggatttaagtctgggtCAGGAGGGCACCACTGCTTGCCCATTACTTCCCTACACTGCAGTAGTGTTATCATTGTATTATATCAGAACGTCATATAACAATCTATCAGAATGCATGATAAGCTCAGAATGCAATTTGTGCTGGCTCATCCTCAACGattcttattttgtaacaaaagCCTTGTCATTTGTGTCAGACTTTTTTTGTACAAAGTTATGTATGTATtgttaaaacaataaaaagccTTCATAACTTCTAGAATGGTCACATTAAGGTCCGCTTCTACGTCACAGCTTGGCTGTTTCTGGATTAAAGTGCTCCTGCTGATTTACATTTGCGCTGACATTGGGAGCCAGTGCAGTGACTTGCAATAGAtgtcaaataaatgttatttgtatagtgctttttacagagaactgTCATATCAGAGTTGTGACCTTCACCAATGTGGTTGTTTTGGTCTAGGTGGTTTTCAGGCCACCAGTCTATTTTCTATCCTCCAcccacagaaatgtaaaaatggtgTGCCTTTTATATCTTACACT
Above is a genomic segment from Conger conger chromosome 10, fConCon1.1, whole genome shotgun sequence containing:
- the wdr82 gene encoding WD repeat-containing protein 82, whose product is MKLTDTVLRSFRVAKVFRENSDKINCFDFSSNGETVISSSDDDSIVLYDCQEGKPKRTLYSKKYGVDLIRYTHAANTVVYSSNKIDDTIRYLSLHDNKYIRYFPGHNKRVVALSMSPVDDTFISGSLDKTIRLWDLRSPNCQGLMHLQGKPVCSFDPEGLIFAAGVNSEMVKLYDLRSFDKGPFATFKLQYDRTCEWTGLKFSNDGKLILVSTNGGALRLLDAFKGAMLHSFGGYNNSKGVTLEASFTPDSQFMMIGSEDGKIHVWNAESGMKVAVLDGKHTGPVTCLQFNPKFMTFASACSNMAFWLPTIDD